One region of Exiguobacterium acetylicum genomic DNA includes:
- a CDS encoding DNA topology modulation protein: MRKIILIGSGGSGKSTLARKMGKKLGYPVDHLDTLLWRPNWEAVSREEQRQIQHTLTSRDTWIIDGNYGGTLDLRINAADTIIFLDLPRTLCLYRALKRTWRYRKTGRPDMAADCPEKLSFDFLKWIWRFPIDKRPNILSTLTATSDKQVIHLTSRRAVKQFLQSLS; this comes from the coding sequence ATGCGAAAGATCATCCTGATTGGTTCCGGTGGATCCGGTAAATCGACGCTTGCCCGCAAGATGGGCAAAAAACTCGGTTATCCCGTCGATCACCTCGACACCTTATTATGGCGCCCGAACTGGGAGGCGGTTTCGCGTGAGGAGCAACGCCAGATTCAACATACGCTCACGTCGCGCGACACGTGGATCATTGACGGCAACTACGGTGGAACGCTTGACTTACGAATCAATGCCGCGGATACGATCATTTTCCTTGATTTACCGCGGACACTCTGTCTGTACCGGGCGCTGAAACGGACCTGGCGCTACCGCAAAACCGGTCGACCGGATATGGCAGCAGACTGCCCGGAGAAACTATCGTTCGATTTTCTGAAATGGATTTGGCGTTTTCCGATTGATAAACGACCGAATATCCTCTCAACGCTTACAGCGACGTCCGATAAACAGGTCATTCATTTGACGTCCCGCCGTGCTGTCAAACAGTTTCTTCAATCACTTTCATAA